Within Metabacillus sp. KUDC1714, the genomic segment AAAGCGTTGAACAACTGACCAAACGAGACGCATATTTTTTTGAATAATTAAATCACGAGCCTCTTGGTCCCCTTCTTGACTGCGACGAATTAACTCCTTGACTTCATGGTCCTTTAACTGTGTCTTTGAATTATCGTTCTTGACCTCCACATCCATAGCAAGTCTCCCTTTAATTGCATAAAGCTTTACTTTTCGATAAGTGTTTTGTCAGCCTAACTGTTGTACCTCTTGTTTCTAACGACTCTACCTTAATTTCATCCATAAAATTCTCCATGATTGTAAAACCCATACCTGATCGTTCAAGTTCAGGCTTTGTTGTATAGAGAGGTTGTCTCGCTTCTTCAATGTCAGCAATCCCTATACCTTCATCACGAATTGTCATATGGATGACATCATCCTCTAATGTAACTGAAATGAACACAATACCATTTGGATCATTTTCATATCCATGAATGATCGCATTTGTCACTGCCTCAGAAACGACTGTTTTTATTTCCGTCAATTCATCCATTGTCGGATCAAGTTGTGCAATAAATGCTGCTACCGTGACCCTTGCAAAGGATTCATTTTGACTAAGTGCTGAAAATTGGAGGTTCATTTCATTTTTCATGATGCCACCCCCAATGTTTGCAGTGCTTTTTGCTCATCATCTTCTAAACGGATAATTTTAAATAACCCTGACATATCAAATAATCGTTTTACAGCAGGAGAAATTGCACACACAACCATCTCTCCACCTGAAGCTTTAATTTGTTTGTATCTTCCTAAAATCACACCCAAACCGGAGCTATCCATAAACGATAAATTTTCAAGATTTAACATAATATGCTTAATAGGATTCGTGGCTAACGTCTCTGTAACTTTTGCACGTAATTCTTCAGCTGCATGATGATCAAGCTCACCTGAAAGTCTTACACATAATACAGCTTCCTTCACATCAAGTTCAATCGCTAGACTCAAGGTTTTACCCCTCCTTAATTTCTGGATAAAGAGTCATTCTTGATTGGAACTTCATTTTCCTGCATGGTGACAAAACTAGTGGTTATTCGTCAACATTAGCTAGACTTTGTAAAATCCCCCATTACCCGTTTAAATAACTGCCACCAGCTCGCTTCTGAAATATCTTTTTCGGCTACTAATTTGCTTTCAGCCAGAATTTTGTCATCTTTCTTTAATTGAAGAGAACCTAGCTCATCACCTTTTTCAATAGGTGCTTTCACATCTTTTTTCATCACAATCTCTTGAGTCACATCATCCACATTTTCACCCTTTTTAGTAAGGACTGAAATTGGCTCAGATGTCATTAAGTTTGCTTCTTTTTCACTACCCTTACTTACATTCACCTTTGTTAAAACATGATCTTTTTCAAATAGAGGATGTGTTTGATACTGACTAAATGCATAATCTAGCATTTTTGTTACTTGTGCATTACGGTCTTTCGGTGTATCTGCTCCAAAAACAACTGCAATTACACGCATATTATCTTTTTTTGCAGTTGCCGTTAAGCAATACTTCGCTTCATTTGTAAACCCAGTTTTCACTCCATCAACACCTGGATAAAACTTAACAAGGCGATTCGTATTAACTAGCCAGAATTTCTTGTCAGTTCCTTCTCGTAAATAATCCTCATATTTACCGGTAAATTTCGTAATTTCTTCATACTTTAATAATTCTTTTGCCATTAAAGCCATGTCATGAGCTGAGCTATAATGGTCAGGCTCAGGCAAACCTGTCGGATTTTTAAAATGAGTATTTTTTAAGCCTAGCTCTTCTACTTTCTTGTTCATCATATTTACAAACTGTTCTGTAGAGCCTGCTATTTTTTCAGCCATTGCAACTGAAGCATCATTTCCCGATCCAATCGCAATACCTTTTAACATTTGCTCGACAGTCATTTCTTCTCCGGCCTCTAAGAAAATCTGCGAACCGCCCATTGAAGCAGCATATTCACTTGTACGAACTTTTTCATCCCATTTAATTTGATTATTTTCGAGCGATTCCATAATTAATAGCATCGTCATTATTTTTGTCATACTTGCTGGAGGCAGCTTTTCATCACTATTTTTATCGTACAAAATCGTTCCCGTATCTCGTTCGATTAAAACAGCTGACTTCGCTTTATCTGCAAGTTCGACAGTTGTAGATTCTTTGGCAAATGCCACTGGTGTGACAGAAATAAGCATTGCTATAAGCGTAAAACAAGAAAGTATCCGTTTCATTTCATAAGCCCTCCATTCTTTATACATCCATTTTTTCCATTTGGAGGGAAATTATACTAGGGTGGAGGAAAGATTTTTTATAGGTAGTTATTCTATTGAAATGTGATAACGCTTATCACATGTGCTACCAGTAACCTTGAAATTTAAAGATGAAAGAATCTTATAGGAGGTTGTACGAGATGAGAATTGGTCTCTTCTTTTTGCCACTTTGGTGCATCTTTCCCTCTTAATTTTGCGCCACTTTTGCACTAGTTGCGTCTATTCGGGCTTTGATCGCTTCTTTTCTATTTGAGTTGTTTTTTTGAAAATTTGACTTGTCTTTTCTCTTTTTATTAACTTGTATTAAGTCCACACTTAAAAACCACAGCCCATTAGGCTGTGGTCAATTCAATAAATCCCGCTATTCCACCGTGGCATAAATCAATTTCGGTGCTTTTACCTCACTACTGGATATCGATATGCTACTATACAACTTGTTCATCACGTCATCTATATTTTCTTGGTTGCTGTGAATCGTAACAAGAGATTCACCTTTTTTAACAAAGTCACCAATTTTTTTATTTAATATTAAGCCAACTGCTAAATCAATTTGTGATTCTTTTGTTGCACGTCCTGCTCCGAGTAGCATGGCTGCAGTTCCAACTGAGTCAGCAATAATCTCAGAAACGTAGCCTTCTTGTTCTGCCTCTAGTTCAACGATAAACTTCGCTTGTGGTAGAGTATCTGGATGATCAACAACAGATCCATCTCCACCTTGCGCTTCTAAAAATATTTTCAGTGTTTTCAGTGCATCTCCGTTGCTCATGACTTCCACAAGCATTGATCGAGCTTCATCTAGTGTCTTTGCTTTTTCAGCTAAGAGGACCATGTAGCTACCTAGTGTTAAACAAAGCTCTTCCAAGTCTGTTGGTCCTTTTCCACTTAAGGTATCAATTGCTTCTTTTACTTCTAGTGCATTGCCAATTGCGTATCCTAATGGCTGGCTCATATCAGAAATAACGGCCATTGTTCTCCGACCAACTAAATTTCCAATGTCAACCATTGCTTTGGCAAGTTCTTTTGAATCCTCTAGATCTTTCATGAACGCACCGGCGCCCGTTTTTACATCTAATACGATGGCATCTGCACCTGCTGCAATTTTTTTACTCATGATGGAGCTTGCAATGAGTGGAATGCTATTTACCGTTGCTGTAACATCACGTAATCCATATAGCTTTTTATCAGCCGGGGTAAGGTTCCCACTTTGACCGATTACAGCGATTTTGTTTTTATTCACTAGCTCAATAAATTGTTTATTTTCTATTTCTACGTGAAAGCCAGGTACGGATTCTAGTTTATCGATTGTACCGCCTGTATGACCTAAACCACGTCCTGACATTTTTGCAACGGGCACACCGACTGCAGCTACTAATGGGCCTAATACAAGTGTTGTAGTATCACCAACTCCACCTGTACTGTGCTTATCCACTTTAATTCCTTGAATTTCACTTAAATCGATTGTGTCACCGGAATGGACCATGGCCATTGTTAGCTCTGCACGCTCATTGTCTGTCATACCTTGGAAATAAACAGCCATTGTAAAAGCACTCATTTGATAATCTGGAATATCACCAGAAGTATAGGCTTTAATGATATGATGGATTTCTTCTTTTGTTAATTCTTGGCCATCTCTTTTTTTCTCAATTAAATCAACCATTCTCATAGATAATCTCACCTTTATTTTTAGTTTGATGACTGGATCTTCTCTACGATACTTTTTACTAATTTTAAAAAGTTGACACGCACTTTATCCGTGGTTTCGATCACTTCGTCATGCGATAGAGGTTGATCTAAAATACCTGCAGCCATATTGG encodes:
- the spoIIAA gene encoding anti-sigma F factor antagonist, with protein sequence MSLAIELDVKEAVLCVRLSGELDHHAAEELRAKVTETLATNPIKHIMLNLENLSFMDSSGLGVILGRYKQIKASGGEMVVCAISPAVKRLFDMSGLFKIIRLEDDEQKALQTLGVAS
- the spoIIAB gene encoding anti-sigma F factor — protein: MKNEMNLQFSALSQNESFARVTVAAFIAQLDPTMDELTEIKTVVSEAVTNAIIHGYENDPNGIVFISVTLEDDVIHMTIRDEGIGIADIEEARQPLYTTKPELERSGMGFTIMENFMDEIKVESLETRGTTVRLTKHLSKSKALCN
- a CDS encoding pyrimidine-nucleoside phosphorylase; its protein translation is MRMVDLIEKKRDGQELTKEEIHHIIKAYTSGDIPDYQMSAFTMAVYFQGMTDNERAELTMAMVHSGDTIDLSEIQGIKVDKHSTGGVGDTTTLVLGPLVAAVGVPVAKMSGRGLGHTGGTIDKLESVPGFHVEIENKQFIELVNKNKIAVIGQSGNLTPADKKLYGLRDVTATVNSIPLIASSIMSKKIAAGADAIVLDVKTGAGAFMKDLEDSKELAKAMVDIGNLVGRRTMAVISDMSQPLGYAIGNALEVKEAIDTLSGKGPTDLEELCLTLGSYMVLLAEKAKTLDEARSMLVEVMSNGDALKTLKIFLEAQGGDGSVVDHPDTLPQAKFIVELEAEQEGYVSEIIADSVGTAAMLLGAGRATKESQIDLAVGLILNKKIGDFVKKGESLVTIHSNQENIDDVMNKLYSSISISSSEVKAPKLIYATVE
- a CDS encoding D-alanyl-D-alanine carboxypeptidase family protein: MKRILSCFTLIAMLISVTPVAFAKESTTVELADKAKSAVLIERDTGTILYDKNSDEKLPPASMTKIMTMLLIMESLENNQIKWDEKVRTSEYAASMGGSQIFLEAGEEMTVEQMLKGIAIGSGNDASVAMAEKIAGSTEQFVNMMNKKVEELGLKNTHFKNPTGLPEPDHYSSAHDMALMAKELLKYEEITKFTGKYEDYLREGTDKKFWLVNTNRLVKFYPGVDGVKTGFTNEAKYCLTATAKKDNMRVIAVVFGADTPKDRNAQVTKMLDYAFSQYQTHPLFEKDHVLTKVNVSKGSEKEANLMTSEPISVLTKKGENVDDVTQEIVMKKDVKAPIEKGDELGSLQLKKDDKILAESKLVAEKDISEASWWQLFKRVMGDFTKSS